A single Parabacteroides timonensis DNA region contains:
- a CDS encoding sugar porter family MFS transporter, protein MKRTTAYLLLICLVSAMGGLLFGYDWVVIGGAKIFYEPFFGLEGSAALRGWAMSSALIGCLVGALLSGEWSDKYGRKKMLIIASFLFVWSAYGTGAVDSFTWFVIYRIIGGFGIGIASNVSPVYIAEVAPASVRGKFVSLNQLTIVLGILFAQLANWQIGEYFTQGGETLTANSIEWAWRWMFWAELVPAGLFFVLSFIIPESPRWLATVQKTTQARGILLRIGGDEYADQTLNELAQLTDKKEEKANWSALLKPGVRNVLVIGIVLAIFQQWCGINVIFNYAHEIFSEAGYAVSDVLMNIVVTGVTNVIFTFVAIYTVDKWGRRTLMFVGSAGLAIIYAVLGTCYFLEMSGWPMLLLVVMAIACYAMSLAPVVWVVLSEIFPVRIRGMAMAISTFFLWVACFLLTYTFPILNEAVGASGTFWLYGLICLGGFLFIRAKLPETKGKTLEELEKELTK, encoded by the coding sequence ATGAAGCGAACAACAGCTTATTTATTACTTATCTGTCTCGTCTCAGCCATGGGAGGATTGCTATTCGGTTACGACTGGGTGGTGATCGGTGGTGCAAAGATATTTTATGAACCGTTCTTTGGGTTGGAAGGCTCCGCCGCTCTTCGCGGATGGGCTATGAGTAGTGCTTTGATCGGTTGCCTGGTGGGTGCATTGCTGTCCGGCGAATGGAGCGATAAATATGGACGGAAGAAGATGTTGATTATCGCTTCTTTCCTTTTTGTGTGGTCTGCCTACGGGACAGGGGCTGTCGACAGTTTTACCTGGTTTGTTATTTATCGTATAATCGGTGGATTCGGTATCGGTATTGCTTCGAACGTATCGCCGGTATACATCGCTGAGGTTGCTCCGGCTTCTGTCCGGGGAAAATTCGTTTCCCTCAATCAGCTGACGATCGTGTTAGGTATCCTGTTTGCACAGTTAGCAAACTGGCAGATCGGAGAATACTTTACACAAGGGGGCGAAACGCTGACGGCAAACAGTATCGAATGGGCGTGGCGGTGGATGTTCTGGGCGGAGCTGGTTCCGGCTGGTTTATTTTTTGTCCTTTCTTTTATTATTCCTGAAAGTCCGCGCTGGCTGGCAACCGTACAAAAGACCACACAGGCACGAGGCATTCTCCTGCGTATCGGTGGCGATGAGTATGCCGATCAGACTTTGAACGAATTAGCCCAATTGACCGATAAAAAGGAGGAAAAAGCAAACTGGAGTGCACTCTTGAAGCCGGGAGTCCGGAATGTATTGGTAATCGGGATCGTACTGGCCATCTTCCAGCAGTGGTGCGGTATCAATGTGATCTTCAATTATGCACATGAGATATTTTCAGAGGCAGGTTATGCCGTATCTGACGTCCTGATGAATATTGTAGTGACAGGTGTGACCAACGTAATCTTTACTTTCGTCGCTATCTATACGGTGGATAAATGGGGCAGACGTACCCTGATGTTTGTCGGTTCTGCCGGGTTGGCTATTATTTACGCGGTATTGGGTACCTGCTACTTCCTGGAAATGAGTGGTTGGCCGATGTTGCTGTTGGTAGTGATGGCAATTGCTTGTTATGCTATGTCGCTGGCACCGGTGGTTTGGGTGGTATTATCGGAGATATTCCCGGTACGGATACGCGGGATGGCAATGGCGATCTCTACCTTCTTCCTTTGGGTGGCCTGCTTCTTGTTGACCTATACCTTCCCGATACTGAATGAAGCGGTGGGCGCTTCGGGAACCTTCTGGCTGTATGGCCTTATCTGTCTGGGCGGATTCCTGTTTATCCGTGCAAAACTTCCTGAAACAAAAGGTAAAACTTTAGAGGAACTGGAAAAAGAATTAACGAAATAA
- a CDS encoding AraC family transcriptional regulator has protein sequence MIKLKDGFSGERALVLPQSVVQEMEKDALSSILHITDIGYYPKALHHFRERTEPVSQFVFIYCIEGAGWFRVGEQECTVKANQYFILPAGVPHAYGSDENNPWTIYWIHFKGKLASYFAGQASRPIEIKPSVQSRISNRNDLFEEIFRTLEMGYSHENLLYACSAFHYYLGSLRYLQQYREAARNESDANDIVTAAIHYMKENLEKKLTLADLATHIGYSPSHFSVLFSKRTGYAPLTYFNQLKIQQACQLLDFTDMKINQICYKIGIEDTYYFSRLFSKVMGMSPREYKKQKKG, from the coding sequence ATGATCAAACTAAAAGACGGTTTTAGCGGCGAACGTGCACTTGTGCTTCCCCAATCGGTTGTGCAGGAGATGGAGAAAGATGCCCTTTCATCAATCCTGCATATTACAGACATAGGTTATTATCCGAAAGCCTTGCACCATTTCCGGGAACGTACGGAACCGGTCAGCCAGTTCGTTTTTATTTATTGTATAGAAGGAGCCGGCTGGTTTCGCGTCGGCGAACAGGAATGTACGGTAAAAGCAAATCAATATTTCATACTGCCTGCGGGAGTTCCTCACGCTTACGGTTCGGACGAGAATAATCCCTGGACAATTTACTGGATACATTTCAAAGGGAAACTAGCCTCTTACTTTGCCGGGCAGGCCAGTCGTCCGATAGAAATCAAACCGAGTGTCCAGTCCCGCATCAGTAACCGGAACGATCTTTTCGAAGAGATATTCCGCACACTGGAAATGGGATACAGCCATGAGAACCTTCTTTATGCCTGCTCCGCCTTCCATTATTACCTGGGGTCTTTACGCTACCTGCAACAATACCGCGAAGCGGCCCGCAACGAATCGGATGCAAACGACATCGTAACAGCGGCCATCCATTATATGAAAGAGAACCTGGAAAAGAAACTGACATTGGCCGACCTGGCAACTCATATCGGTTACTCACCATCCCATTTCTCCGTTCTGTTCAGTAAACGTACCGGATATGCCCCACTGACTTACTTCAACCAACTGAAAATACAGCAGGCCTGCCAACTGCTGGACTTCACAGATATGAAGATAAACCAGATCTGTTATAAAATAGGAATAGAAGATACTTACTACTTCTCCCGGTTATTCAGTAAAGTGATGGGTATGTCACCTAGGGAGTACAAGAAACAGAAGAAAGGGTAA
- a CDS encoding S41 family peptidase — protein sequence MRNLVAGILILLSFIACSGGSDKYLLSAGDMKEDIQYFFHLIRDIHPDPYQRYDSMTFVALEAKMIESCSEPMTKKDFGKRLMKIRKFLDGHVGIEFPSSDKRYYDFPYVEFCEDKMLLGSDTLLAVKDSFVSFTALDIDSMVPWDLPARISNDSKNMLLNFLLSPALTRTRTYTGVLKTANGLQDTIISVEANRKKQASVYDKLYSSVFYPEDSMAVLYYNTCTVVYNKQSTEQYKSFVDSFFKELESKGIKTLFIDVTHNNGGSDGSNDIVMNYLKTDVHTLKAKMLGKKSGVKAFLDSDLMKHLSSENKVEADKWVQSFGYPIMENGVGYREETIPGNDSGYDGKVFVIMGNETYSSGAHFCMAIKRSNAGILVGEIAGQYYPICGNGIKGYLPNSKIMYQMPTTQTIYEPATLFKDGYICPDIPYSLKEEMGPDDYREILTLSSVSCTP from the coding sequence ATGAGAAACTTAGTAGCGGGTATTTTGATATTATTGTCTTTCATTGCATGTTCCGGTGGGAGTGATAAATATCTGTTAAGTGCAGGTGATATGAAAGAAGATATTCAATACTTCTTCCATTTGATAAGAGATATACATCCGGATCCGTATCAGCGTTATGATTCGATGACTTTTGTCGCATTGGAGGCAAAGATGATCGAATCTTGTTCGGAACCCATGACAAAAAAGGATTTTGGAAAGCGGTTGATGAAAATCAGAAAGTTCCTGGATGGGCATGTTGGTATTGAATTTCCTTCTTCTGATAAAAGGTATTATGATTTTCCGTATGTTGAATTTTGTGAAGATAAAATGCTCTTGGGAAGCGATACTTTATTGGCTGTAAAAGACTCTTTTGTTTCATTTACGGCTCTGGATATAGATTCGATGGTTCCATGGGATTTACCGGCCAGAATATCCAATGACAGTAAAAATATGTTATTGAATTTCTTGTTAAGTCCTGCGCTTACACGTACAAGGACGTATACAGGTGTTTTAAAAACGGCAAATGGTCTGCAGGATACGATTATCAGTGTTGAAGCTAACAGAAAAAAACAGGCCTCGGTTTACGATAAGCTTTATTCTTCTGTTTTTTATCCGGAAGATTCGATGGCAGTTCTTTATTATAATACATGTACGGTAGTGTATAATAAACAGAGTACGGAACAATACAAGTCCTTTGTTGACTCCTTTTTCAAAGAATTGGAAAGTAAGGGGATAAAAACGTTATTTATTGATGTTACGCATAATAATGGGGGAAGTGATGGCAGCAATGATATAGTAATGAATTATTTAAAAACAGATGTACATACTTTGAAAGCAAAGATGCTGGGGAAAAAGTCAGGAGTAAAAGCATTTCTTGATTCTGATCTGATGAAACATCTTTCTAGTGAGAATAAGGTAGAGGCTGATAAATGGGTACAATCATTCGGTTATCCAATTATGGAAAATGGGGTAGGGTATCGTGAAGAAACTATACCGGGCAATGACTCCGGTTATGATGGAAAAGTATTTGTAATAATGGGTAATGAAACGTATTCGTCGGGGGCTCATTTTTGTATGGCAATAAAGAGATCCAATGCAGGAATCTTAGTAGGAGAAATTGCAGGACAATATTATCCAATTTGTGGCAATGGGATCAAAGGATACCTGCCTAACTCAAAAATAATGTATCAAATGCCAACAACACAAACTATTTACGAACCAGCGACATTGTTTAAAGACGGATATATTTGTCCGGACATTCCCTATTCGTTGAAAGAGGAAATGGGGCCGGATGATTATAGGGAAATACTTACCCTTTCTTCTGTTTCTTGTACTCCCTAG